A window of the Diabrotica undecimpunctata isolate CICGRU chromosome 1, icDiaUnde3, whole genome shotgun sequence genome harbors these coding sequences:
- the PolI gene encoding DNA polymerase iota — protein MEMLKSLEDHSRTIIHIDIDCFYAQVEMIKNPKLRQVPLGIQQKNIIVTTNYIARNQGVNKCVLVSEALKQCPNMVLVNGEDLHDYRQKSYEVTALLQNYSRVVERLGLDENFIDVTELVSERIENIIDISTIGNIFGDDSDLCDCGCTRRLQIGTTIAQEIRDKIKSELQLTTSAGIGHNKLLAKIVGSVHKPDQQTVVFPHNGVELMLSLSSVSKITGIGYTLSEQLKTVNIVTVEDLQKTNFSILSDLLGPEKAKLVQTLSFGIDETIVKSSGKPQSIGIEDSCRALSAEKEVREKLEHLLNRLIILLVEDGRLPKTIKLTIRRFDREKKRSSTRETKQCNISPSLFNTIVSSQLSDNNIKKIMTVIMHLFNKLVDPKKPYHLTLLGLAFTKFLEKPATGNILTNFIKKDIEVQSVTDIHNNITSSTLCKTVPTTLIIPPECDIEPPSKKYKLSHSHLDSPTDLPVAALHLSSDAISFDISSTKIPQSTDESESSSSAVNNNLDIKCPPNVDHSVFQELPCELQNELWEEYKRDQQSEKRFQKNKRFKSNNILNYFTKM, from the coding sequence atggAAATGCTAAAATCACTTGAAGACCATTCAAGAACTATCATCCACATTGACATTGACTGTTTTTATGCTCAGGTTGAAATGATTAAGAACCCAAAGCTTCGGCAAGTTCCTTTAGGTAtccaacaaaaaaatataatagttACTACCAATTACATAGCTAGAAATCAAGGGGTAAATAAATGTGTTTTAGTTAGTGAAGCCCTAAAACAATGTCCGAATATGGTTTTGGTGAATGGTGAAGACCTTCATGATTACAGACAAAAATCTTATGAAGTTACTGCATTGTTACAAAATTATTCCAGAGTGGTAGAGAGACTAGGCCTTGATGAGAATTTTATAGATGTTACAGAGTTGGTGTCTGAAAGGATTGAGAACATTATTGATATAAGTACAATTGGAAATATATTTGGTGATGACAGTGATTTATGTGATTGTGGTTGTACCAGAAGGCTTCAGATAGGTACTACTATAGCACAAGAGATACGAGATAAGATTAAATCTGAATTACAGTTAACTACAAGTGCAGGGATAGGTCACAATAAACTATTAGCTAAAATTGTAGGGAGTGTCCACAAACCAGATCAACAAACTGTTGTATTTCCTCATAATGGTGTAGAACTTATGCTCAGCTTATCTTCAGTGTCCAAAATTACTGGTATTGGTTATACTCTCTCTGAACAacttaaaactgtaaatatagTGACTGTTGAAGATCTTCAAAAGACCAACTTTTCTATCTTGAGCGATCTTCTAGGACCCGAAAAAGCCAAGTTAGTACAAACGCTTAGTTTCGGAATAGATGAAACTATTGTTAAATCTTCTGGGAAGCCACAAAGTATAGGAATTGAGGACAGTTGTAGAGCTTTAAGTGCTGAAAAGGAAGTTCGTGAAAAACTGGAACATCTTTTAAATAGACTAATTATTTTATTGGTAGAAGACGGGAGGTTGCCAAAAACAATTAAGTTAACTATAAGGAGATTCGATAGGGAAAAGAAAAGAAGTAGTACACGTGAAACAAAACAATGTAATATAAGCCCTTCTTTATTTAATACTATCGTAAGCTCTCAACTCTCggacaataatattaaaaaaataatgacagtGATAATGcatttgtttaataaattagtaGATCCAAAGAAACCATACCACCTAACTCTCTTGGGATTGGCATTTACGAAATTCTTGGAAAAACCAGCTACTGGAAACATACTTACGAACTTTATTAAGAAAGATATCGAAGTACAATCTGTTACAGACATCCATAATAATATTACAAGTAGTACATTATGTAAAACAGTACCTACAACTTTGATTATACCTCCTGAATGTGATATAGAGCCTccatcaaaaaaatataaactatctCATAGCCATCTGGATTCACCTACAGATCTACCAGTAGCTGCCTTACATTTGAGCTCAGATGCTATAAGCTTTGACATTTCTAGTACAAAAATACCACAAAGTACTGACGAGTCAGAAAGTAGTTCATCAGCAGTTAACAATAATTTGGATATAAAATGCCCGCCGAATGTTGATCATTCTGTGTTTCAAGAATTGCCTTGTGAGTTACAAAATGAGCTTTGGGAAGAATACAAAAGAGATCAACAATCAGAAAAAAGATTTCAGAAAAATAAAAGGTTTAAATCTAATaatatattgaattattttactaaAATGTGA